Proteins encoded by one window of Cloeon dipterum chromosome 2, ieCloDipt1.1, whole genome shotgun sequence:
- the ClC-a gene encoding chloride channel protein 2 isoform X1 — protein MAKLSSLLAEELDDDPLKDAEWDDFAQLLEDFRLQKASKFSTQRARRGSKVMQELEFIGPKEPPADYIVYPSVYPGQNVDDEDDDMYFMPANMMYGRYTKELGEFAKEEARRLKAIEKRRRKDDKRRNKELHRYDGPCMSRIRSVVGFIWHHTFAKLGEDWVFLALLGIIMAFVSFIMDMGIGMCNKSRMWLYRDLSSHPLLQYVAWISLPVFLILFSAGFVHIVAPQSIGSGIPEMKTILRGVALKEYLTFRTLVAKVVGLTATLGSGMPLGKEGPFVHIASIVATLLSKLVTSFQGIYENESRNCEMLAAACAVGVASCFAAPIGGVLFSIEVTTVYFAVRNYWRGFFAAVCGATVFRLLAVWFQKEATVTAFFATNFISDFPFDPQELFVFALMGAVCGLGGAFYVWLHRQYVLFMRRNKKMNNFLQKNRFLYPGIVSLIVASVSFPPGLGQFMAADLSTHDQVSGLFTNFTWTKENLTVEEIDVVRHWTTNYTDVHFSLASFTLFTFVFSIIGSTIPVPSGSFIPVFKIGAAFGRCVGELMHWWFPAGLRYGGLVAPIIPGGYATVGAAAFSGAVTHTISVSVIVFEMTGQITHIIPIMIAVLISNAIASLLQPSLYDSIILIKRLPYLPDLLSSSSGMYNVYVEDFMVREVRYIWHGITFGQLKDILKDNRNLRSFPLVDSPDNMILLGSVQRLELIKLIERQIGRERRLQVAAKWQKEAQERAMEELERQMREEEEKKRRPSRFEVTPAPDILKLKTQSTNELLPPMDGRVFVPVLGSLPKKSILKKTNSFTMRGISPFMLPHANSYSTVTGAESRMRMAFEAVFRKSATLQDVEPASGSTSALPDSSTAVANNVAPPSFSPGRLMVQDAVDSPSASMATLTVPGTPSAFKKVQLPRISWLNPRERVIDMSPEDQKLWEEAELRKEVEFGKCAIDPAPFQLVERTSLLKVHSLFSMLGVNHAYVTAIGRLVGVVALKELRKAIEDSNAGNLPATKESTPPAGPEAGSSDSMEKQEEQPLNNETTRDKDT, from the exons ATGGCCAAGCTGAGCTCGCTGCTGGCCGAAGAGCTGGACGACGATCCGCTCAAGGACGCAGAATGGGACGACTTCGCTCAGCTGCTCGAGGACTTTCGCCTGCAGAAGGCCAGCAAGTTCTCGACCCAGCGGGCGCGCAGGGGCTCCAAGGTGATGCAGGAACTCGAGTTCATCGGGCCGAAAGAGCCGCCGGCCGACTACATCGTCTACCCTTCCGTCTACCCTGGACAAAATGTGGACGACGAGGACGACGACATGTATTTCATGCCCGCAAACATG ATGTATGGCCGGTACACCAAGGAGCTGGGTGAATTCGCGAAGGAAGAGGCCCGCCGGTTGAAGGCGATAGAGAAGCGGCGGCGGAAGGATGACAAGCGGCGCAACAAGGAGCTGCACCGGTACGATGGACCGTGCATGTCGCGGATCCGCTCCGTCGTCGGCTTCATCTGGCACCATACGTTCGCTAAGCTCGGCGAGGACTGGGTCTTCCTGGCCCTCCTCGGCATCATCATGGCCTTCGTCAGCTTCATCATGGACATGGGCATCGGCATGTGCAACAAAT CACGCATGTGGCTGTACCGCGACCTTTCTTCGCATCCCTTGCTGCAGTACGTGGCGTGGATAAGCCTTCCAGTATTTTTGATTCTCTTCTCAGCAGGATTTGTGCACATCGTCGCTCCTCAGTCTATAG GTTCGGGTATCCCTGAGATGAAAACCATCCTGCGCGGCGTGGCGCTGAAGGAGTACCTGACGTTCAGGACCCTGGTGGCCAAAGTGGTCGGCCTAACGGCCACGCTGGGCAGCGGCATGCCCCTCGGGAAAGAG GGCCCGTTTGTGCATATCGCCAGTATTGTTGCAACCCTACTTTCCAAACTGGTCACATCATTTCAAGGTATCTACGAGAATGAATCTCGCAATTGCGAAATGCTCGCTGCCGCGTGCGCCGTCGGAGTGGCCAGCTGCTTCGCTGCACCGATCGGAG gTGTTCTATTTAGCATAGAAGTAACAACAGTATACTTCGCCGTTCGCAACTACTGGCGCGGATTTTTTGCTGCCGTTTGTGGTGCCACAGTGTTCAGACTACTCGCTGTTTGGTTTCAAAAAGAAG ccaCTGTGACCGCATTTTTTGCCACAAATTTCATCTCAGACTTCCCATTCGACCCCCAAGAACTTTTCGTGTTCGCCTTAATGgg ggCTGTATGTGGATTGGGTGGAGCGTTTTACGTGTGGCTCCACAGGCAGTATGTGCTTTTCATgcgcagaaataaaaagatgaataactttttgcagaaaaa tcGTTTTCTTTACCCTGGAATTGTTTCTTTGATCGTTGCGTCAGTCTCATTTCCGCCGGGACTGGGACAATTCATGGCTGCTGATCTCTCAACGCACGACCAA GTCTCCGGGCTGTTCACCAACTTCACGTGGACCAAGGAAAACCTGACGGTGGAGGAAATCGACGTGGTGCGCCACTGGACCACCAACTACACCGACGTCCACTTCAGCCTCGCGTCCTTCACGTTGTTCACG TTTGTGTTTTCCATTATTGGGTCGACGATTCCCGTGCCGTCGGGTAGCTTCATACCCGTGTTCAAGATTGGTGCAGCCTTCGGCAGGTGCGTCGGTGAACTGATGCATTGGTGGTTTCCGGCGGGGCTGCGTTATGGCGGTTTGGTCGCACCCATTATTCCAG GCGGCTATGCAACTGTCGGCGCGGCGGCCTTCTCTGGTGCTGTGACTCACACAATATCTGTATCTGTGATAGTTTTTGAAATGACTGGCCAAATAACGCACATAATACCCATTATG attGCTGTGCTGATCTCGAACGCCATCGCGTCACTGTTGCAACCATCGCTTTACGACAGCATCATCCTGATCAAGCGATTGCCCTACCTGCCCGACCTTTTGTCCTCCAGTTCAG GCATGTACAACGTCTACGTCGAGGACTTCATGGTGCGTGAGGTGCGCTACATTTGGCACGGAATCACCTTCGGACAGCTCAAGGATATCCTCAAGGACAACCGGAACCTCAGGAGCTTCCCGCTGGTCGACAGCCCTg ACAACATGATCCTGCTGGGTTCGGTGCAGCGATTGGAGCTGATCAAGCTGATTGAGCGGCAGATCGGCAGGGAGCGGCGGCTGCAAGTGGCGGCCAAGTGGCAGAAAGAGGCACAAGAAAG GGCCATGGAGGAGCTGGAGAGGCAGATGCgcgaggaggaggagaaaaAGCGGCGGCCGTCCAGGTTCGAAGTCACGCCGGCGCCCGACATCCTCAAGCTGAAGACGCAGTCAACCAACGAGCTGCTTCCACCTATGGACGGA CGAGTATTTGTGCCGGTGCTGGGAAGTCTGCCGAAGAAGTCGATCCTAAAGAAGACCAACTCATTCACAATGCGTGGCATCTCGCCGTTCATGCTGCCGCACGCCAACTCGTACAGCACGGTGACCGGCGCCGAGTCGCGCATGCGGATGGCCTTCGAGGCCGTCTTCCGCAAGTCGGCCACCCTGCAGGACGTGGAGCCGGCGTCAGGGTCAACTTCGGCCCTGCCGGACTCGTCCACGGCCGTTGCCAACAACGTCGCACCACCATCCTTCTCGCCTGGCAGGCTGATGGTGCAGGACGCGGTCGACTCGCCGTCGGCCTCGATGGCCACCCTCACGGTGCCCGGTACACCGTCCGCCTTCAAGAAGGTCCAGCTG CCTCGAATCAGCTGGTTGAAC cCGCGTGAGAGAGTAATTGACATGTCTCCTGAAGACCAGAAACTGTGGGAGGAGGCAGAACTGCGCAAAGAGGTGGAATTCGGAAAGTGCGCCATAGACCCTGCGCCCTTCCAGCTGGTGGAAAGGACGTCCCTGCTGAAGGTGCACTCGCTGTTCAGCATGCTCGGGGTGAATCACGCCTATGTGACTGCCATTGGACGACTGGTCGGCGTCGTCGCCCTTAAAGAG CTAAGGAAAGCGATCGAAGACTCAAACGCGGGCAACCTGCCAGCGACGAAGGAGTCGACGCCCCCGGCGGGTCCTGAGGCGGGATCGTCGGACTCGATGGAAAAGCAGGAAGAACAGCCGCTCAATAACGAAACAACCCGTGACAAAGacacttga
- the ClC-a gene encoding chloride channel protein 2 isoform X2, translating into MAKLSSLLAEELDDDPLKDAEWDDFAQLLEDFRLQKASKFSTQRARRGSKVMQELEFIGPKEPPADYIVYPSVYPGQNVDDEDDDMYFMPANMMYGRYTKELGEFAKEEARRLKAIEKRRRKDDKRRNKELHRYDGPCMSRIRSVVGFIWHHTFAKLGEDWVFLALLGIIMAFVSFIMDMGIGMCNKSRMWLYRDLSSHPLLQYVAWISLPVFLILFSAGFVHIVAPQSIGSGIPEMKTILRGVALKEYLTFRTLVAKVVGLTATLGSGMPLGKEGPFVHIASIVATLLSKLVTSFQGIYENESRNCEMLAAACAVGVASCFAAPIGGVLFSIEVTTVYFAVRNYWRGFFAAVCGATVFRLLAVWFQKEATVTAFFATNFISDFPFDPQELFVFALMGAVCGLGGAFYVWLHRQYVLFMRRNKKMNNFLQKNRFLYPGIVSLIVASVSFPPGLGQFMAADLSTHDQVSGLFTNFTWTKENLTVEEIDVVRHWTTNYTDVHFSLASFTLFTFVFSIIGSTIPVPSGSFIPVFKIGAAFGRCVGELMHWWFPAGLRYGGLVAPIIPGGYATVGAAAFSGAVTHTISVSVIVFEMTGQITHIIPIMIAVLISNAIASLLQPSLYDSIILIKRLPYLPDLLSSSSGMYNVYVEDFMVREVRYIWHGITFGQLKDILKDNRNLRSFPLVDSPDNMILLGSVQRLELIKLIERQIGRERRLQVAAKWQKEAQERAMEELERQMREEEEKKRRPSRFEVTPAPDILKLKTQSTNELLPPMDGRVFVPVLGSLPKKSILKKTNSFTMRGISPFMLPHANSYSTVTGAESRMRMAFEAVFRKSATLQDVEPASGSTSALPDSSTAVANNVAPPSFSPGRLMVQDAVDSPSASMATLTVPGTPSAFKKVQLPRERVIDMSPEDQKLWEEAELRKEVEFGKCAIDPAPFQLVERTSLLKVHSLFSMLGVNHAYVTAIGRLVGVVALKELRKAIEDSNAGNLPATKESTPPAGPEAGSSDSMEKQEEQPLNNETTRDKDT; encoded by the exons ATGGCCAAGCTGAGCTCGCTGCTGGCCGAAGAGCTGGACGACGATCCGCTCAAGGACGCAGAATGGGACGACTTCGCTCAGCTGCTCGAGGACTTTCGCCTGCAGAAGGCCAGCAAGTTCTCGACCCAGCGGGCGCGCAGGGGCTCCAAGGTGATGCAGGAACTCGAGTTCATCGGGCCGAAAGAGCCGCCGGCCGACTACATCGTCTACCCTTCCGTCTACCCTGGACAAAATGTGGACGACGAGGACGACGACATGTATTTCATGCCCGCAAACATG ATGTATGGCCGGTACACCAAGGAGCTGGGTGAATTCGCGAAGGAAGAGGCCCGCCGGTTGAAGGCGATAGAGAAGCGGCGGCGGAAGGATGACAAGCGGCGCAACAAGGAGCTGCACCGGTACGATGGACCGTGCATGTCGCGGATCCGCTCCGTCGTCGGCTTCATCTGGCACCATACGTTCGCTAAGCTCGGCGAGGACTGGGTCTTCCTGGCCCTCCTCGGCATCATCATGGCCTTCGTCAGCTTCATCATGGACATGGGCATCGGCATGTGCAACAAAT CACGCATGTGGCTGTACCGCGACCTTTCTTCGCATCCCTTGCTGCAGTACGTGGCGTGGATAAGCCTTCCAGTATTTTTGATTCTCTTCTCAGCAGGATTTGTGCACATCGTCGCTCCTCAGTCTATAG GTTCGGGTATCCCTGAGATGAAAACCATCCTGCGCGGCGTGGCGCTGAAGGAGTACCTGACGTTCAGGACCCTGGTGGCCAAAGTGGTCGGCCTAACGGCCACGCTGGGCAGCGGCATGCCCCTCGGGAAAGAG GGCCCGTTTGTGCATATCGCCAGTATTGTTGCAACCCTACTTTCCAAACTGGTCACATCATTTCAAGGTATCTACGAGAATGAATCTCGCAATTGCGAAATGCTCGCTGCCGCGTGCGCCGTCGGAGTGGCCAGCTGCTTCGCTGCACCGATCGGAG gTGTTCTATTTAGCATAGAAGTAACAACAGTATACTTCGCCGTTCGCAACTACTGGCGCGGATTTTTTGCTGCCGTTTGTGGTGCCACAGTGTTCAGACTACTCGCTGTTTGGTTTCAAAAAGAAG ccaCTGTGACCGCATTTTTTGCCACAAATTTCATCTCAGACTTCCCATTCGACCCCCAAGAACTTTTCGTGTTCGCCTTAATGgg ggCTGTATGTGGATTGGGTGGAGCGTTTTACGTGTGGCTCCACAGGCAGTATGTGCTTTTCATgcgcagaaataaaaagatgaataactttttgcagaaaaa tcGTTTTCTTTACCCTGGAATTGTTTCTTTGATCGTTGCGTCAGTCTCATTTCCGCCGGGACTGGGACAATTCATGGCTGCTGATCTCTCAACGCACGACCAA GTCTCCGGGCTGTTCACCAACTTCACGTGGACCAAGGAAAACCTGACGGTGGAGGAAATCGACGTGGTGCGCCACTGGACCACCAACTACACCGACGTCCACTTCAGCCTCGCGTCCTTCACGTTGTTCACG TTTGTGTTTTCCATTATTGGGTCGACGATTCCCGTGCCGTCGGGTAGCTTCATACCCGTGTTCAAGATTGGTGCAGCCTTCGGCAGGTGCGTCGGTGAACTGATGCATTGGTGGTTTCCGGCGGGGCTGCGTTATGGCGGTTTGGTCGCACCCATTATTCCAG GCGGCTATGCAACTGTCGGCGCGGCGGCCTTCTCTGGTGCTGTGACTCACACAATATCTGTATCTGTGATAGTTTTTGAAATGACTGGCCAAATAACGCACATAATACCCATTATG attGCTGTGCTGATCTCGAACGCCATCGCGTCACTGTTGCAACCATCGCTTTACGACAGCATCATCCTGATCAAGCGATTGCCCTACCTGCCCGACCTTTTGTCCTCCAGTTCAG GCATGTACAACGTCTACGTCGAGGACTTCATGGTGCGTGAGGTGCGCTACATTTGGCACGGAATCACCTTCGGACAGCTCAAGGATATCCTCAAGGACAACCGGAACCTCAGGAGCTTCCCGCTGGTCGACAGCCCTg ACAACATGATCCTGCTGGGTTCGGTGCAGCGATTGGAGCTGATCAAGCTGATTGAGCGGCAGATCGGCAGGGAGCGGCGGCTGCAAGTGGCGGCCAAGTGGCAGAAAGAGGCACAAGAAAG GGCCATGGAGGAGCTGGAGAGGCAGATGCgcgaggaggaggagaaaaAGCGGCGGCCGTCCAGGTTCGAAGTCACGCCGGCGCCCGACATCCTCAAGCTGAAGACGCAGTCAACCAACGAGCTGCTTCCACCTATGGACGGA CGAGTATTTGTGCCGGTGCTGGGAAGTCTGCCGAAGAAGTCGATCCTAAAGAAGACCAACTCATTCACAATGCGTGGCATCTCGCCGTTCATGCTGCCGCACGCCAACTCGTACAGCACGGTGACCGGCGCCGAGTCGCGCATGCGGATGGCCTTCGAGGCCGTCTTCCGCAAGTCGGCCACCCTGCAGGACGTGGAGCCGGCGTCAGGGTCAACTTCGGCCCTGCCGGACTCGTCCACGGCCGTTGCCAACAACGTCGCACCACCATCCTTCTCGCCTGGCAGGCTGATGGTGCAGGACGCGGTCGACTCGCCGTCGGCCTCGATGGCCACCCTCACGGTGCCCGGTACACCGTCCGCCTTCAAGAAGGTCCAGCTG cCGCGTGAGAGAGTAATTGACATGTCTCCTGAAGACCAGAAACTGTGGGAGGAGGCAGAACTGCGCAAAGAGGTGGAATTCGGAAAGTGCGCCATAGACCCTGCGCCCTTCCAGCTGGTGGAAAGGACGTCCCTGCTGAAGGTGCACTCGCTGTTCAGCATGCTCGGGGTGAATCACGCCTATGTGACTGCCATTGGACGACTGGTCGGCGTCGTCGCCCTTAAAGAG CTAAGGAAAGCGATCGAAGACTCAAACGCGGGCAACCTGCCAGCGACGAAGGAGTCGACGCCCCCGGCGGGTCCTGAGGCGGGATCGTCGGACTCGATGGAAAAGCAGGAAGAACAGCCGCTCAATAACGAAACAACCCGTGACAAAGacacttga